A region of the Deltaproteobacteria bacterium genome:
AGCGCGCGCGAATTGCTCGAGCTCTATCCCCAACCGAAGCAAGCGGTGAACCAGAACATGATGGCGCCCATGGAAATGGGCGGACCGCGCCAAGTCATTTTAGAATTGCAATTGGCGCGCTTGCTGCGCGCGGTCTACAGCCGCCGCCAGCTGTACGAAGTCATGGTCGATTTCTGGTCCAACCATTTTAATATTTTCGCCGCCAAGGGCGCCGACCGCTGGCTCACCACGCCCTACGACCGCGACACCATCCGGCCCCAAGCTCTGGGCAAGTTTCGCGACCTGTTGCTCGCCACCGCACAGAGCCCGGCGATGCTGTTCTATCTCGACAACTGGCTCAGCGCTGCGCCGGATTCCGCCGCCCAGCGTTTCGCGCCCAACAACCGGCGCCGCGGCATCAACGAAAACTACGCCCGCGAACTGATGGAACTGCATAGCCTCGGCGTCGACGGCGGCTACACCCAAAAAGACGTCCAGGAAGTGGCGCGCTGTTTCACCGGCTGGACGATCCGTCAACCGCGCGGCGAAGGCGGTTTCTATTTCGAACCGCGCATCCACGACAACGGTGAAAAAATCGTCCTCGGCACGCGCATCGCGGCCGGCGGCGGCGTGGAGGACGGCTTGCAGGTCATCGATCTGTTGGCGCGCCATCCGTCGACGGCGCGCTTCATCGCGACCAAGTTAGCGCGCCGCTTGGTCGCCGACGATCCGCTCAAATCCTTGGTCGACAAAGCCGTCGGCGCGTTTCGCCAAAGCGACGGCGATATTCCAACCACGCTGCGAGCGATTATCGAATCGGAAGAATTCTTCGCACCCACAACCTACCGCAGCAAAATCAAAAAGCCGCTGGAATTTGTCGCCAGCGCGCTGCGTGTCACCGGCGCGGAAACCCAGATCACCCATCAGCTGCTGCGCTATTTAGGCCGCATGGGCGAGCCGCTATTCTTGGCCCAACCGCCGACCGGCTACCCGGACGTGGCCGCGTCGTGGATCAGCGCCGACATGCTGCTCACGCGCATGAACTTCGCCGCCGACTTGGTGAGCAATCGTTTGCCCGGTTCGCGAGTGAGCAAAGAAAATATCGCGCCGATCGAGCAGCTGGTGCAATGGATCGCGCCGCAGTCGCTTTCGGCATCGACTCGCGCGGCATTGGATCGATCCAGCGGCGTCGACGCCGTGGTCCTATTGTTGTCCGCGCCGGAATTTCAACGGAGGTAGCCATGAGTTTTTCACGCCGAGAATTTTTGCGATCCGCCGGTCTTGGTATTGTCGCCATGGGTTTACCGCCGCCATTTCTCGTGCGCCTGGCCGGCGCCCAAACCGACAGCCGCAAAAAAGTCTTAGTCGTAGTTTTTCAGCGCGGCGGCATGGACGGCTTGAACGTGGTGATTCCCTTCAAAGACCGCGCCTATTATCAACTGCGGCCCAACATCGCCGTCGCCGAACCGGCGGCGGGCGCGCAATACGCCATCGATCTCGACGGTTTCTACGCGCTCCATCCCGCTTTAGCGTCACTGAAAAACATTTACGACAAAGGCCAATTGGCGATCGTCCATGCCGCCGGTTCGCCGGACAACACGCGCTCGCATTTCGATGCCCAGGATTACATGGAGATCGGCACGCCGGGGATCAAGTCGACGCCCGATGGCTGGCTCAATCGCTATTTGAATGAAATTAAAATTGCCGACCGGCCGTTTCGCGGCGTCGCCTTGGGCGCGCAAATGCCGCGCATGCTCGCCGGCGCCGCGCCGACAGTGTCGTTGTCGTCCATCGAAGAGTTTCGCCTGCGCAATCAGTCCATGGCCGGCGCGCTGCAAAAACTTTACGCCAACTCGGATGACGCGCTGTTGCAGAAAGGCGTCAACAGTTTGTTCGACGCCATGACCCAGCTGCGTCAGATCGAAGCGAAGATTCCCGCCAACAACGCGGCTTATCCGACCGGCAAACTCGGCGCCGGCCTGCGCCAAGTCGCGCGCCTGATCAAAGCCGATGTCGGATTGGAAATCGCCTTCGCCGAAATCGACGGTTGGGACACTCACGTCAACCAAGGCGGCGCCACCGGACAGTTAGCCAATCGCCTCAAAGAACTGTCCGACAGCCTCGCCGCATTTCATCAAGACCTCGGCGAGCGCATCGAAGACGTGGTAATTTTAACCATGTCGGAGTTCGGCCGCACCGCGCGCGAAAACGGCAACCGCGGCACCGACCACGGCCACGCCAACGTCATGTTCGCCATCGGCGGCAAAGTGCGCGGCGGCAAAGTCTACGGCCGCTGGCCCGGCCTGGCGCCGGAATTATTGAACGAAGGGCGCGACCTCGCCCTGACCACCGACTATCGCTCTGTTTGCAGCGACGTGATTTCGCGCCATCTGGGACAGAAAGATCTAGCGAAAATTTTCCCAGGCTTTCACGGAGCGGCGCCGTTGAACATGATCGGTTAGCGCGAAACCATCTCGCAAGAAATCAAAGCCAAGAGGAACGCCGATCTCGCACCCCTCGCTACGCCACCGAAACGGCGGCTACTCGGGGAATCGGACTTTGAAGAGCGAGTTTCAAGTACATCCCGCAGGAATCAGATCGACGGACAGGCTCAAAGCAACTTACACTTACTGCCAGGGAATCGGACGATAACTTGCCGAATTCCCGAGTAGGTTGCGCAGGAACCGTATCGAGGGAAGCATCGTAGGGTGCGCTTGCGCACCGATCTGATTTTCCTTGGCGTAGATCTGTTCCTTCTGGTGAACTCTGCAGCGCAGGGCGACCAGCCGGTCGCCCCTACCAATCTGATACTTTGCGGTACCCTTCCCATGTTCCGATCGCCCTGAGCGCTGTCGAAGGGTGCGGCCAATTTTTCAAATCCTGTATCTCTTACGCTGTCGAAAGCGCCGGCTCCGCCGCCGCGTCGCGCTCCTGAAAACGATATTGCAAATCGTACAAGCGCGCGTACAAGCCACCGCGCGTGAGCAATTCATCGTGCGTGCCCTGTTCCCAAATCTCGCCTTTGTGAATGACCAGAATCCGGTCGGCATGTTTGATCGTCGACAGCCGGTGCGCGATGATCAGCGCCGTGCGGTTTTTTAACAACTCTTCGAGCGCCAGTTGGATCGCCATCTCGGTTTGGGTGTCCACCGAGCTGGTCGCTTCGTCGAGAATCAGAATCTTCGGATCGAACGCGAGGGCGCGCGCGAACGACAATAACTGGCGCTGACCTTGTGACAGAGTTGCGCCGCGCTCCTGCACTTCTTGGTGATAAGCGCCGGGCAGCTTTTCGATAAATGGCGCGATCTGCGCCCGGCGCGCCGCTTCGCGCATTTGCGCTTCATCGATGCGGCCGTCGCCGAGCGTGATATTGGTAGCGATGTCGCCGGAAAAAAGAAACACATCTTGCAAAACTAATCCGAGCTGGCGCCGCAGCTCCTGCTTGTTCCACTGGCGGACGTCGATGCCGTCGACCAGAATCGCGCCGCTGTCGACATCGTAAAATCGGCACAGCGCCGAGATGATCGAAGTCTTGCCGCCGCCGGTGGCGCCGACCAGCGCAATCTTTTCTCCCGGTCGCACGCGAAAAGATACTCCCTTGAGCACCGGCTCGCCGGCTTGGTAGGAGAGCGAGACATTTTGAAACTCCACGGCGCCGGCGAATTTTTCCGCGCGCTTGGGCTCGAGCGGATTCTTGATCGTCTCCGGATCGTCGAGCAGGGCGAAAATCCGCTCCGACGACGCCATCGCGGCCTGCATGATATTGTACTTCTCCGCCAGGTCTCGGATCGGCTGGAACATGCGCTGGATATATTGCATGAAGGCGACCAACACGCCGGCTTCCACGGCGTTGGCGAAAATCAAGTCGGCGCCGCGCCACAGCAACAGTCCGATGGAAATCGCGCTGAACACTTCGATGACCGGGAAAAATACCGCGTTGTAACGAATGCTGCGCAATAAGACATTGCGATAGCTCAAGTTAACTTCTTGAAAGCGCCGGTACATGCGCTCTTCTTGACCGAAGGATTGCACCGTCGCCACCCCGGCGATGTTTTCCTGCAAGCCGGCATTGAGCCGGCCGAGAATCATCCGGCTCTCGCGGTAAACTTCCCGGGCGCGCCGGCGATAAAAACGGCTGATATAGAGTATCGCCGGAAAAGCGGCGAGGCAGACCAGGGCCAATTGCCAGTTGAGCCAAAGCATCATCACGGCGATGCCGAAAACGATCGACACGTCGCCCAATAAACCGACCACGCCGGTGCTGAACAGTTCGTTGAGCGTTTCCACGTCGTTGATCGTCCGGGTCATCAAGCGACCCACGGCGTTGCGGTCGAAGTAGGCCAAGTCCTGCTTCTGCAGGTGGGAAAAAATTTCCATGCGCAGATCGTGCATGGCGCGTTGGCCGGTATATTCCGTCGTGTAAGTTTGAATGAACAGGACGACAAAGCTGCACAGCACGACGCCGAGATAGGCCAACGCCATCCAGTCAAGACCGTGAACGTCTTTGGTGGCGATGTAACGATCGATGGCGACCTTGGTGATGTAGGGACCGAGCAACTGGGTGCCGGTCTGGAGCATCAGAAAAGTAAATGCCACTGCCAACAGTTTCCAATAGGGCCGCAAATAGCGCAGCACGCGCACCATCAGCCGAGCGTCGTACGCTTTGCCGAGAATCTCCTCTTCGGGATGGGCAGCGCCGATCATGGCGCCGCCTCCGCGCGCGCCACAGCGGCAACCTCGCGCTCCAAACTCTGACGCCGATACAGTTCATAATAAGCGCCGCGCCGCGCCAGCAACTCGGCGTGGCTGCCCTGTTCGATGATTTCACCGCCGCGCAAATAGACGATCATGTCGGCGTCGCGCACCGTCGAGATACGGTGGGAAATCAATAGCGTCGTGCGGCCGCGCATGAACTGTTTTAACTCGCGTAAAATCGCTTCCTCGGTCTCGGTGTCGACGCTGGAAAAGGCATCGTCGAGAATCATAATCGGCGGTTCTTTGACGATCGCTCGGGCCAACGCGGTGCGCTGCTTCTGACCGCCGGACAAACGCACGCCGCGCTCGCCGATGATGGTTTCGAAACCGGCGCTGAAGGATTCGACGGCGGACGTAAGCTGGGCGACCCGCGCCGCCCGTTCGACTTGCTCCGGGGCGCCGTCTTCGACGCCGAGCAAAAGATTGTCCCGTACCGAACCGGAAAACAGAAAAATGTCTTGCGACACGTAACCGACGGCGCTTTGCAAAGTGCGCAGCGGCAGTTTTTTCACGTCGATGCCGTCGATGAAAATCGTCTCGTCCGCCGGCTCATGCAAACGCAGCAGCGCTTGCACCAACGTGCTCTTACCGGCGCCGGTCTCGCCGATGATGCCGCACACCGCACCGGCGGGAATGCTGAGCGTAATTCCACGCAACGCCGCCGGCTGATCGGCGCCGTAGGCAAACGTCAGGCGGCGAAACTCGATGGCCCCAGAAACCGCCGGCGGCGGCGACACCGTGGCTTCGGTCAAGTAGCGCGCTCCCACCGGCGTGTCCAAAACTTCGGCGATGCGCGACAGCGCCGCGGTGCCGCGCTGATACTGATTGGCGGTGTAACCGATCGCCATCAGCGGCCAGGTGAGCATCGCCAGATAGCCGTTGAAGGCGACGAACTCGCCAAGCGTCATCGAGCCGAGCAAAACCTGGCGGCCGCCAAGCCAAAGTACGATGGTCGCCGCCACACCGGCGTGCACCTGCATGAGCGGCCAGAAAACTCCCCACAGCGTCGCCAGCCACATTGTCCGGTGGCGGTACTCTGAACTGATAACGCTAAAGCCGCGAATCTGATTTTCTTCCTGGGCGTAGGCCTGGACCACGCGAATGCCGGAAAAATTTTCCAACACATATGCGCTCATCTCGCTCACCTGTTCCTGAGTGGCGCGCGACCAGCGAAAAATTTGCCGGCCGAAGTAGCGCACGACAATGGGAATCAGCGGCATCGCCAGCATCGACCAAAGCGTCAGCCAAGGATCGATGGTGATCATCAGCGCCAAACTGAAAAGAATCACCACCAGAGCGTCGACGATCGCCAAGGATCCAAAGCCCATGAGCTCGCGCACGGCGTGAATGTCGTTGGTCAAGCGCGACATCAGATCGCCGGTCTTTTGGTATTGAAAATAACTCAGCGGCAAGCGCTGCATATGGGAGAACACGCGGTCGCGCAAATCGGCCTCGCAGCGGCGCGAGAAACCGTGGATATTGATGCGCCAACAGAAGCGAAACAAACCTTGCAACGCGGCGGCGCCAAGAATCAGTAACGGAAAATAAAGGTTGGAATGGTCGCGGGCCCGAGCGTGGAGCGCATGATCGATGCCGCCTTTGATCAACCAGGGCAGCGCGATGCCGGCGAGATCAGTGGCGACCAGCGAAAGCAGGCCGAGCAAGATCAACCGGCGGTAGCGCTCGACGAGAAATTTGATCCGGTCGTAGTAACGAAGAATTTTTCGATCCTCTGGTTCGCGGTCCGCGGCGCAAACGATGGAAGAATTCGATCTCACCACGAAGAGCACGAAGGACATGAAGGGTTAAGAAAATTTAAATTCGGCCTTCGTGCTCTTCGTGTCCTTCGTGGTGAATGGGTTTTGTCCAATTTGATTGAGGCTCTACTGCGCGAGTTTTCACTCTCTCGTCACGCCATGCTGACCATAAATCTCCGCCCACTCGCCAGCCATAAGTTTTTCCATCACCGGCGGCAAGGCTGTCAGCGGAACGCGCACTTGCTGCATCTGATCGCGGTCACGGATCGTCACTTTATCGTCCGCCGCGGCTTTGTCGTCGCCGACGGTTTGCACATCCACCGTAACACAGAAGGGCGTGCCGACTTCGTCCTGGCGGCGATAGAGCCGGCCGATGGACGCGGTGTCGTCGTAAACCGAATGCCA
Encoded here:
- a CDS encoding ABC transporter ATP-binding protein, producing the protein MIGAAHPEEEILGKAYDARLMVRVLRYLRPYWKLLAVAFTFLMLQTGTQLLGPYITKVAIDRYIATKDVHGLDWMALAYLGVVLCSFVVLFIQTYTTEYTGQRAMHDLRMEIFSHLQKQDLAYFDRNAVGRLMTRTINDVETLNELFSTGVVGLLGDVSIVFGIAVMMLWLNWQLALVCLAAFPAILYISRFYRRRAREVYRESRMILGRLNAGLQENIAGVATVQSFGQEERMYRRFQEVNLSYRNVLLRSIRYNAVFFPVIEVFSAISIGLLLWRGADLIFANAVEAGVLVAFMQYIQRMFQPIRDLAEKYNIMQAAMASSERIFALLDDPETIKNPLEPKRAEKFAGAVEFQNVSLSYQAGEPVLKGVSFRVRPGEKIALVGATGGGKTSIISALCRFYDVDSGAILVDGIDVRQWNKQELRRQLGLVLQDVFLFSGDIATNITLGDGRIDEAQMREAARRAQIAPFIEKLPGAYHQEVQERGATLSQGQRQLLSFARALAFDPKILILDEATSSVDTQTEMAIQLALEELLKNRTALIIAHRLSTIKHADRILVIHKGEIWEQGTHDELLTRGGLYARLYDLQYRFQERDAAAEPALSTA
- a CDS encoding ABC transporter ATP-binding protein, with product MSFVLFVVRSNSSIVCAADREPEDRKILRYYDRIKFLVERYRRLILLGLLSLVATDLAGIALPWLIKGGIDHALHARARDHSNLYFPLLILGAAALQGLFRFCWRINIHGFSRRCEADLRDRVFSHMQRLPLSYFQYQKTGDLMSRLTNDIHAVRELMGFGSLAIVDALVVILFSLALMITIDPWLTLWSMLAMPLIPIVVRYFGRQIFRWSRATQEQVSEMSAYVLENFSGIRVVQAYAQEENQIRGFSVISSEYRHRTMWLATLWGVFWPLMQVHAGVAATIVLWLGGRQVLLGSMTLGEFVAFNGYLAMLTWPLMAIGYTANQYQRGTAALSRIAEVLDTPVGARYLTEATVSPPPAVSGAIEFRRLTFAYGADQPAALRGITLSIPAGAVCGIIGETGAGKSTLVQALLRLHEPADETIFIDGIDVKKLPLRTLQSAVGYVSQDIFLFSGSVRDNLLLGVEDGAPEQVERAARVAQLTSAVESFSAGFETIIGERGVRLSGGQKQRTALARAIVKEPPIMILDDAFSSVDTETEEAILRELKQFMRGRTTLLISHRISTVRDADMIVYLRGGEIIEQGSHAELLARRGAYYELYRRQSLEREVAAVARAEAAP
- a CDS encoding DUF1501 domain-containing protein, yielding MSFSRREFLRSAGLGIVAMGLPPPFLVRLAGAQTDSRKKVLVVVFQRGGMDGLNVVIPFKDRAYYQLRPNIAVAEPAAGAQYAIDLDGFYALHPALASLKNIYDKGQLAIVHAAGSPDNTRSHFDAQDYMEIGTPGIKSTPDGWLNRYLNEIKIADRPFRGVALGAQMPRMLAGAAPTVSLSSIEEFRLRNQSMAGALQKLYANSDDALLQKGVNSLFDAMTQLRQIEAKIPANNAAYPTGKLGAGLRQVARLIKADVGLEIAFAEIDGWDTHVNQGGATGQLANRLKELSDSLAAFHQDLGERIEDVVILTMSEFGRTARENGNRGTDHGHANVMFAIGGKVRGGKVYGRWPGLAPELLNEGRDLALTTDYRSVCSDVISRHLGQKDLAKIFPGFHGAAPLNMIG
- a CDS encoding DUF1800 domain-containing protein, producing the protein MNALSPEQRTIHFLSRTSFGATGAELERLNRLGQRAYLDEQLTPQKIADDFVEEKIAALKTMRLSARELLELYPQPKQAVNQNMMAPMEMGGPRQVILELQLARLLRAVYSRRQLYEVMVDFWSNHFNIFAAKGADRWLTTPYDRDTIRPQALGKFRDLLLATAQSPAMLFYLDNWLSAAPDSAAQRFAPNNRRRGINENYARELMELHSLGVDGGYTQKDVQEVARCFTGWTIRQPRGEGGFYFEPRIHDNGEKIVLGTRIAAGGGVEDGLQVIDLLARHPSTARFIATKLARRLVADDPLKSLVDKAVGAFRQSDGDIPTTLRAIIESEEFFAPTTYRSKIKKPLEFVASALRVTGAETQITHQLLRYLGRMGEPLFLAQPPTGYPDVAASWISADMLLTRMNFAADLVSNRLPGSRVSKENIAPIEQLVQWIAPQSLSASTRAALDRSSGVDAVVLLLSAPEFQRR